Below is a genomic region from Schistocerca americana isolate TAMUIC-IGC-003095 chromosome 1, iqSchAmer2.1, whole genome shotgun sequence.
CATATTATAACCATAAGAAAAAATTGGGTTTTaattgaattaaataccaaattagTTTCTTCTGATAAATTCACAGTGCAGTAAAACAGTTTGAAGGACAGTAACTTGAACCAAGGTCCTTGTCTTTTTCCATGAAGtgctcacatgtagtttcaagctTAGCCTGTCACCCACATTGAGTGTCAGGTTTCGTTTGATTGATTGATTCATTGCACACATTGTTTTGTAAATCCCATCATGGAGAGCCCTgagtgatgtggaatgagtcaattcATACATTAACAGGCAGAATTAGTCATTGTTCAGTACGTCTGTGaagtatactaacaacaaattatgaccaGTGCTAATCTACTGATACCTTCAGCAATTATTTTTAGTTCTCTCCACATATGTATATTACGAGAAAAACAACCACCTTGGGGAGgagggagttgttgttgttgtggtcttcagtcctgagactggtttgatgcagctctccatgttattctatcgtgtgcaagcttcttcatctcccagtacctactgcaacctacatccttctgaatctgcttagtgtattgatctcttggtctccctctacgatttttaccctccaatgctaaatttgtgatcccttgatgcctcaaaacatgtcctaccaaccgatcccttcttctagtcaagttgtgccacaaacttctcttctccccaatcctattcaatacctcctcattagttacgtgatctacccactttatcttcagcattcttctgtagcaccacatttggaaagcttctattctcttcttgtccaaactggttatcgtccatgtttcacttccatacatggctacactccatacaaatactttcagaaacgacttcctcacacttaaatctatgcccCTCCTTTTATATTACTCAGATGCTTCTTTTCCCTAGTACTTCAAATAAAGCATTTGTCCAACTTACAATCAACTGTCTATATATTGGTGTTAAAGTATAagtatatatttatttttacaatatcAAGTCAgtactcaactttctgcttagtgtctACTAGTAACTGGAAGTTTTTTGCATCACAGTTATAAAACTGCATTTGGGATGCTAGATAGAGAGGCATAGTCCATATGTAAGTAGCAGAGTTCATCCAAAATTCACTTtttagtactattattattattattattattattattaatgacaaaTATCGTTTGAGAGTACATGTATTGGCACGTGCATGTCACAATCACCAGGTCACTGAAGAGGCTTCTGAAAGATGTTCTCTTATAGACTTTATGTTATATTCTTACTgtgtgtttctgtagatgatatcaGCTGAATCACCACAGAAGATTATCTCATAGGGCAGTATTGAGTGAAAATATGCTATCAATCAAAACTGCATATCAGCATAATGAGTGGGATCTCTTAGGGCTAAAAGGACAGAATAAAGCCTTTTCATTAGTTTGTCCACCTCGAGGTTATTTTTAAATTCTTCTGAATGCATAAAGAACTACACACTTGGAGCCTCATCCAGTGTATGTCATTGATCCCTTTTTCTGGCATCTGTAACTCATTTTCATTAGTTTGGAATTGCATAAGATGAGGTTTTCGTAGAATAAAGGTTTGGCTGTTGTCTGTGAGCCAATTGTAAATGTATTTGACTAGTATGTGGTTCAGTAGACAATATAGTACATAAATGTTAAAAGATAGTGATACTATTGGTGTATGTGTATCACATGTACTCAGGATACACAGAACTGCAGTTGACTGTAAAGTTGTAGTCTGCATGGGACTATGATGCTCACTGTTCAACTGTGTACTTTACTACTGTAGAACATCCCTCCCCCATTCCCCAAACCACCATAAAAGTTTCTTGGCCTAACCATGAATTCATAGAAATTCGGGATGGTGATTCTTCTGTAATAGCTACCTGGAATTCTCAGGAATTACATTTTACCTGAAAAAATGCGGGAACTTCAGGAATTTCATAAAATATCGGGGATTTCTGTGTTTTTAACATAGCattggaatttaattttattgagttttataaatcacaaattttaaaatgcataatatttcaaagtgttttaATTGTGTGAATATTATATGTGTAATCATGAACACTGATCATTTAATTCCTGTTTGTTCATTATGTTGTTTAACACTACATTAACTTCTTGAGCTCCTTTGTATTGTGCAGATGGCAACATTGTATGATTCTGTGATCCAGCTCTTAATTTTCTCCCCTTCAATCCCTGTCTGTGGGAGTTATTCTGCAGCCTCACAAGTGTGTACATGTGCTGATGGCTAGTCTCTTTAACAGATTTTAGGAGCATGTTTCATAGCTACACTACgagatcagaagtatctggacacctagctgaaaatgacttaaaggttcatggcgccctccatcggtaattctgaaaACCAGTTTGGTGTTGGcccccccttagccttgatgacagctttcactcttgcaggcatattttcagtcaggtactggaaggtttcttggggaatggagtgctgcactgagaagtatTCAGtaggtctgtgaggcctggcaagaagtcaggattccaaaacatcccaaaggtgttctataggattcatgtcaggactctgtgcaggccagtccattacagggacattactgtcgtgtaacaactctgccacaggccatgcattatgaacaggtgcttgatcacgttgaaagatgccattgccatccccgaattgttcttcaacagtgggaagcaaaaagatgcttaaaacattaatgtaggcctgtgttgtggtagtgccatgcaaaacaacaaggggtgcaaggcacCCCCCTCCCCATTAAAACAAAACCACTCCAAAACactaccgcctctgaattttactattggcactacacacactggcagatgacgttcaccgggcattcaccataccagaatgaggagagcttctgtaaagtttggaatgtaggagacgagatactggcagaagtaaagctgtgaggacggggcgtgagtcgtgcttgggtagctcagttggtagctcacttgcccgcgaaaggcaaaggtcccgagttcgagtctcggtccggcacacagttttaatctgccaggaagtttcattcaccaTACCCATAACCTGCCATCAGATtgacacattgtgtaccatgattcatcactttacactccttacaccaaatgaGGCGTTGGCTGGCATTTACTGgcatcatgtgtggcttatgagcagctgctcgaccatgaaatccaagttttcaggcctcccgcctagctgtcatagtagttgcagtggattcttatgcagtttggaattcctgtgtgatcatctggatagatgtctgcctattacacatgacgaccctcttcaactgttggcagtctgtcagtcaacagacgaggttggcctgtatgcttttgtgctgtacgtgtcacttcacgtttccacttcactatcacattggaaacagtggacctatggatgttcaggagtgtggaaatctcgcgtacagctgTATGACAGAAGTGACTCCCAATCAGcccaccacgttcgaagtccgtgggttccgtGGAGTGACCTATTCTGCTgtgtcatgatgtctaatgactactgaggtcactgatatggagtaccgggcagtaggtgccagcacaatgcacctaatatgaaaaacatatgtttttgtgggtgtccagatacttctgatcacatagtgtaagtacagACTAAAActtgcattcattatcatctgtgaGTGCCAGTCTGTCATTATAGTACACATATTATTTTATATGACTACATGCTGACCATTTCTCCATTTATTGGTACTTTATTGTTAATAATTTTAGTAATCAGACACTAAAATGATATATGGGATTTGTCTCATGGGAGAGTGCCTCAGAAATGCTAAAAAACCTGAAATGGTAGACAATTGAAGCTATATGCCAAATGTCACATGAAAGCCAAGAACCAGTATTATATGGAAAGTTCAGAAATATGCTGTTGCCTCCTACATATTGCTCCCCTACAAACTGCAAAGATGACATTAGATTGGTTACAGGGTCGGCAAatacatttaaacagtcattcttccagcACTCATGCAAATGGAATGGGCAGGAACCCTTTGTATCATACAaagagaagtaccctctgccatgcacatcatAATATTTTTCTCAGTGTTGAAGTAGGTACATATTCAGAAGTTATCAAAAGATAGTTGGTGTATCCTAAGTTCCGTTATGTTTCagtcattttatttttgtgtttgttattaaAGAGTTATTTGCATGTAATGTCACCTTATTTACAAAAATAACGAATCGTTCCTTGCGCACTAATGTGAGTGAGCTTCCTCTGTTCCAGTACATATTATCTATATATAAAGACTTCTCTACGATTAGGAGTTGTCAGAtgaaactgctgaaatttttttattgttttggatgATTTAAAAATAGCCACCCAATACAAAACCTTCAGAGCAACCTAGGAACTCCTAACTTGTGACCTACATGTCTTAAGCCAGTACTTCTGGAAGTGGAGGTTACAGCCTATGTCAAATAAAACAGATGTTGCTTGTTTCCAGTAGATTGGTTTGCAGAGAACTTTTGCATTTGCAGTGCAGATATTAGTTATTGCTATATGATGTGATTGCAAGGAAAAGTATGTAGCCATTTCCAATCAGTTATAAGATATAGTGTTGTTATTTGTGGAAGCTCAAGCAACATATTTTGTTTACTGAAACTGCAGAAAAGAATCATTAGAACTGTGTGCTTTGCATCCAAGAGAATGTCCCCCATTACTTAACAATCTGCAGGTACTAATTGTTCTTTCCCTATATATCTTTTTTTGCAGTAGTTTAATTATTCAAAGAAACCAATTTTGACCATGAATGCAATCCAAGAAACAAAGTTACTAGTATTCGCCCCATTAATTGTGTAAAGTTACATTCCCAGACTCCCCATTTACAAAAATGAAAGACAAGAGCATTCTGAGTATGAAACTagattcactgaaaaaaaaaagctaATGAACACTATTTGAGGTACTATTCAATTGAAGAGCTCGTGAAAGATGAACTAGTTATTTGCATAGGCTGTAGTTGTTCACTAGTCTTGTTGTGCCAAGTTAGCTGTTCTTTTCCACAGAAAAAATGTTAAAGTATTAATATTGCTCTTACATTAACCACAGTTTATCAGTGAGGTTGTGTTACCCATTTTTTATATACTCCTGCATTCTAATCAGATGTTAGTGTCTGTATGTTGTGAGACGAATAAACTGCAACATAGGCTTATTAACACTTTGTGATGTTTTGATTTTCTTTCCACATTAGATGTGTTTTGTTAATTTTAGATCTCCAAAATGCTTTATCATATTACATCGCCAACTGAAAGTGTATCAATCTTTTAATGCGTGCTGTTGATGTTTGTAGCTATTTTAAAATATTATGGTTGGAGACACTTTATTTTCTGTGCTATGGAATCaattgtattgtgttccaacaaatCAAAACTGTTAACATGTTTCATTGAATTCTACAGGTATAATATGTCTTTTATTATATTGTTTCTTCTGTCTTTCAGAAATGTGGAGGCAAATGTCAGTTGATAAATTTGGGATCGGGTTTTGACACGTTGTACTGGCGCTTGAAAGATTCTGGACAGACAGTTTCAAATTTCATTGAATTGGATTTTCCCACAGTGACAGCAAGAAAGTGTTACCTAATTAAACGCAATAAAACTCTCCTAGAGAAAATTCATACTGAAGGTTTGCACATCTTCATACAGTACAGATTCAATAGACATATTTCCCCCTGACAATATCAAATAATTGCTCTTTGATGTAAAATAGTGTTCTGAGTGCATAAGTAagtgtgttcaaatcatagttccttgaaatttcattttgtgtgtttCTGACTTTTTTGTTCCAGATGGAGAAGTGAGACTCAGTGCCACAGATTTACATGCAGGAAATTATCACATAGTTGGGGTTGATTTGACTAATCTTTCTGAAGTCCAGTCAAAGTTAAATGAAGCAGAAGTCAATTACAGTTTGCCAACATTGTTTTTAGCAGAATGTGTTTTGGTTTATGTAGAAGTTCCAAGAGTTGAAGAACTTCTTAGCTGGATAGCAAAGGACTTTAGTTCTGCTCTGTTTGTAAATTATGAGCAGGTTTGTATTCGCTGGTGTTTAAGGGACGTAGTTTAGTGGTATTGAGCAGTACTTAGCTGTATGTCAAATCTTGAGTCATGTTAGTAGTCGTTAATTTGGAAATATGACATATAATTTGCTATGTTTGTTcatttgtgtgtgtctgtgggggGGGCATATTTTGTGTATACTCCACAAGGTTAATTGAGGACCAAGGAATAGTGGCGGCACCTGTTTAAGAAAGAGGAGCACAGAGACCAGGGATACTCTGGTGTTGATCCTATTGGAGGGACCATGTGTAGTGGCGCAGTAATTAAGATATGACCGCATTCAGGAGAAGCAGTATTTAACTCCCCATCTGCCCAGCCAGTTGGTTAAGGAGATGGATGACAGTATGGTCCTTTTTAAAAAGATGCACTCAATTACCTTCTCCATCATTTTGCTATTAAAGCTTGTGCTCAATCTTTAGTGACCATATTGTGGAATGTAACATGCCTGCCGTTGCACAGGAGGTGGACTGCATGAAAGCTTTGCAGTCACCGTTAATATTTATATTGACTGCTTGTCTTGAAAACAGCTAATGAAATAACTGTATTTCTATATACTGAAGCAGCAAACTTTTTCAAAGATGCAAGATAAGCAGTGCGTGAGATGACTGCCGAGTTAATACAGTAAAACAAATagtacctttttttctttttggtggcTTGTCACATTTCACTGGCAGGACCTATGTAGTTATTTGCAATGCCCATGTCATGTAATATCTAAACTGCACCGAGTAAGGTGGCCCATAGGTGCGTTGGTAAGGCACTGGAATTCAGGTCGATCTGGTTTCAGTTCCCTGCCCTTCATTCCAAAGTTAGGCTTTAAGTTTATGAAGTTTTTGGATTTGTTCTTTATATTCTTATTCTTTTTTTATGATTTTGCTTTTAGTATTGTTCTTTGGGTAGGTTCAGTTTatcatgttttattttaaaagggggggggggggtggcggcaagATTATTTTCTAACTGACTTTTAGTTTTAGACTAGGTTTATTGACCTCAGTGTCTTCAGTCTGGTAATATTGTATTGAAAAGGATTTTGACAATGTCCTTCCACATTCCTGTCCaatttgaacttgtgttctgtctcctGTGACATCATTCTTGACAAGAAAGTGGATCATAAATTTCCTTCTTTCGTCATTTACTTCTGTGCTTCTGTTATAACATGTGAGTCATTCCAAAGAAAATCAACTCTTTGCACACATGATTTCCTATCTGACACTTTACTTTCATGTAAGAGAACTTAATGTCACTTTGTTGTAGTCTGAATACAATTGGGTATTCGCTGTATTACATCACAAGGCTgtacataataatttatattttCTAATCCAAGTGCCATCCAAACTTGATCTTTTTACTATGTTCTGCATTGTAACATggggagccatttttttttcttcctccacCAAGTTTGAAGGTGACTTGTGTTGATACATTCAAGGTCAAAGGCTATCACATACCTTAAATTGTGTACATTGTTTCAAAGTGACTATGTTGTGTATTATTTGAAAGCTTGTTCCCAgacctttctttctgtttctatTAGAACAGAAGTTAAGTCACTTTTGTTTTCCGTATTTGTAAAATTTTCcacacattttttgaaccttacatacttttgttacaatTTTGAAATTTAGCATTTTATCCCCTCATCATGTACAATGAACACACCAAATTAGATGAAAATTGGAGATGGGCAGGTTGACATCTATGTTGATTTGACACAGAATGACTTACTGTCAGTTTAGTTGTCCATCAGAGTACATATTGTTCAGTAGCTAAACATACTTATCTAACCCAGTTTAGTACTTTTGTCCAATTATGCTGTAACAGTAATGAAAGATTCAAGTTACTGTTTGTAGGAGGAGGAAGAAAACAAATCTCTAAGGAAAATGAATTTAAGTGTTTCTACATTAAAGGTAAGTTTTCCAGAAGATTTTCTTGAAATTAAATACACAGAAGGATGTTTGTGTTGAATTATTAATGAGAAAATCTTCAGCTACTCTGCATCTGATTTTCCTCAGTTATcctgtatttgaaacatgtctctTGTAGAAACCTGAAGTTGATAACAATATGATTTTTCAGGAAAATTTAAGCGCATATAAAAAAATAGGCAAATGGAAAATAGAGGTGGTGTATTTATTGCAGTAGACAAGGTACTCAAATCCattgagatagaaactgaagctactTGTGACATTGTTTGGGCAAGAtttagtatcaggggtgggcataaaatgatgatcggatccttctatcgcccccagactcatctcctgatgtaaccaaaaactgtagaggaaacctCAGTTTGCTTGTCATACTGCAATCATTGAAAAAGACTAAtcgtccaacaattaattgggaaaattacaatcTTGTTAGTGGTGGTTGCGATAAGACATCTGTGAAACTTTTCTGAAAACTTCCCagaacagatacactatgtgatcaaaagtatccagacagacccaaaaacatgcgtttttcatattaggtgcattgtgctgccacctactgccatgtactccatatcagcaacctcagtagtcattagacatcatgacagactagaatggggcgctccgcggaactcgtggacttcgaacatggtcaggtgactgggtgtcacttgtgtcgtacatctgtatgcaagatttccatactcctaaacatccctaggtccaatgtttctgatgtgatagtgaagtggaaacgtgaagggacacgtacagcacaaaagcgtacaggccaacctcgtctgttgactgacagaccgctggcagttgaagagggtcataattcgtaataggcagacatctagccagagtatcatacaggaattccaaaatacatcaggatccactgcaagtactatgacagttaggcgggaggtgagaaaacttggactttgtggtcgagcagctgctcataagccacacatcgtgccggtaaatgccaaaatacaccttgtttggtgtaaggagcgcaacattggacgattgaacagtggaaaaacgttgtgtggagtgatgaaccacagtgcacaatgtggcgatccgatggcagggtgtggatatggtgaatgcccggtgaacatcatctaccagcgtatgtagagccaacagtaaaatttagaggcggtggtgttattgtgtgatcctgtttttcatggagggggcttgcaccacttgttatgcatggcactatcacagcacaggcctacattgatgtttcaagcaccttcttgcttcctactgttgaaggcAATTtgaggatggcaattgcatctttcaacacaaccgAGCACctgacctgttcataatgcacagcctgtggcagagtggttacatgacactaacatccctgtaatggactggcctgcacagagtcctgacgtgaattctATAGaatgcctttgggatgttttagaatgccgtttgacattgatacctctgctcagtgcagcactccatgaagaatgggctgccgttccccaagaaaccttccagcagctgattgaacagatgcctgtgagagtgaaagctttcatcaagactaagggtgggccaacaccatattgaattccagcattaccaatggagggtaccatgaacttgtaagtcatttttagccgggtacccagatacttttgatcacatagtgtatttaggaactccactcatgatggaaatatatgacaacaaatagacctgatctctttgagaatgtccacatggaaactagtatcagtgaccatgacacagttgtggcaacagtgattataagagaacaactaaaacaaacaaaaagttcagtaaaatggataaaaaaagtcattaatgtcatatctcagtgaggaacttaaaactttcaacacagggctggagcatgtagaggaattctgtctcaagtttaaa
It encodes:
- the LOC124603038 gene encoding leucine carboxyl methyltransferase 1 isoform X3, with the protein product MRVVDQTVKGVQTKQTAKLTRELGREMSQPSCEAVQATNDDASECKRCAVKLGYWDDPYISLFVRGTERKAPEINRGYFARTKGVGIFIDKFLKKCGGKCQLINLGSGFDTLYWRLKDSGQTVSNFIELDFPTVTARKCYLIKRNKTLLEKIHTEDGEVRLSATDLHAGNYHIVGVDLTNLSEVQSKLNEAEVNYSLPTLFLAECVLVYVEVPRVEELLSWIAKDFSSALFVNYEQVNMSDKFGEVMLSNLRSRGCLLAGVAMCQSLETQKKRC
- the LOC124603038 gene encoding leucine carboxyl methyltransferase 1 isoform X4, with translation MIHIFHCLCAVQREKLLKSIVATLRAPKKCGGKCQLINLGSGFDTLYWRLKDSGQTVSNFIELDFPTVTARKCYLIKRNKTLLEKIHTEDGEVRLSATDLHAGNYHIVGVDLTNLSEVQSKLNEAEVNYSLPTLFLAECVLVYVEVPRVEELLSWIAKDFSSALFVNYEQVNMSDKFGEVMLSNLRSRGCLLAGVAMCQSLETQKKRFLNTSWDGARAWDMVQIYSALPASERQRIERIEFLDEQELLTQLFQHYCIVIAWKGEIFNDIDIT